The window GGTAATCTAGCCACCCTCACTTCTGTCCTCTCCCCCTCTAGGAGGGCCATGGCCAGTACAGACTCCTTGCTGTTGAGACCCCTAAGCCCCAGCCCAGGTCCTGACGACGGTGAGGTGGAGCTGGACTGCTGGTTTGACGAGGAGTTCAAGTTCATCCTACTGCCTGTGAGCTACACAGTTGTCTTTGTGCTAGGTCTGGGCCTCAATGCCCCGACGCTCTGGCTCTTTCTCTTCCGCCTCCGACCCTGGGATGCAACGGCCACCTACATGTTCCACTTGGCATTGTCAGACACCTTGTATGTGCTGTCACTGCCCACCCTCATCTACTACTATGCAGCCCGCAACCACTGGCCCTTTGGCACTGGGTTATGCAAGTTCGTCCGCTTTCTCTTCTATTGGAACCTTTACTGCAGTGTCCTTTTCCTCACTTGCATCAGTGTGCACCGCTACCTGGGCATCTGCCACCCACTGCGGGCACTGCGCTGGGGCCGCCCTCGCCTTGCAGGCCTTCTCTGCCTGGCAGTTTGGTTGGTTGTAGCCGGCTGCCTCGTGCCCAACCTGTTCTTTGTCACAACCAGCACCAGAGGGGCTACCATCCTATGTCATGACACCACTCGGCCTGAGGAGTTTGACCACTATGTGCATTTCAGCTCAGCTGTCATGGGGCTGCTCTTTGGCGTGCCCTGCCTGGTCACTCTTGTCTGCTATGGGCTCATGGCCCGGCGCCTGTACCGGCCCTTGCCAGGTGCCACCCAGTCATCTTCTCGTCTCCGTTCTCTCCGCACCATCACTGTGGTGTTGACTGTCTTCACTGTCTGCTTCGTGCCTTTCCACATCACCCGCACCATTTATTACCTGACAAGGCTGTTGGAAGCTGACTGCCGGGTGCTGAACATTGTCAACGTGGTCTATAAAGTGACTCGGCCCTTGGCCAGTGCCAACAGTTGCCTGGATCCTGTGCTCTACTTGCTCACGGGGGACAAGTATCGACGTCAGCTCCAGCAGCTCTGCAGTGGTGGCAGACCCCGGCCTCCCACAGCTGTCTCCTCCTTGGCGCTGGTGTCCTTGCCTGAGGACAGCAGCTTCAGGTGGGTGGCCACCCCCACAGGACAGTAGCTGCCCTAACCTAGGGGCAGATAGGTTGTAACAGTGGAAGCTGGCAAGTGAGAGAAAAGGGGTGAATGCAGGGCAAACGTGA of the Lemur catta isolate mLemCat1 chromosome X, mLemCat1.pri, whole genome shotgun sequence genome contains:
- the P2RY4 gene encoding P2Y purinoceptor 4, with translation MASTDSLLLRPLSPSPGPDDGEVELDCWFDEEFKFILLPVSYTVVFVLGLGLNAPTLWLFLFRLRPWDATATYMFHLALSDTLYVLSLPTLIYYYAARNHWPFGTGLCKFVRFLFYWNLYCSVLFLTCISVHRYLGICHPLRALRWGRPRLAGLLCLAVWLVVAGCLVPNLFFVTTSTRGATILCHDTTRPEEFDHYVHFSSAVMGLLFGVPCLVTLVCYGLMARRLYRPLPGATQSSSRLRSLRTITVVLTVFTVCFVPFHITRTIYYLTRLLEADCRVLNIVNVVYKVTRPLASANSCLDPVLYLLTGDKYRRQLQQLCSGGRPRPPTAVSSLALVSLPEDSSFRWVATPTGQ